A window from Fragaria vesca subsp. vesca linkage group LG5, FraVesHawaii_1.0, whole genome shotgun sequence encodes these proteins:
- the LOC101293093 gene encoding uncharacterized protein LOC101293093: protein MSVAGIALSPVRKESVNSAGFCASQLGHCSSETIILYLRIAGSVIPMRVLESDSIASVKLRIQTCKGFVVKKQKLVFGGRELARNDTLIKDYGITGENVLHLVLRLSDLLHITVRTICGKEFEFHVDRHRNVGYLKQRIVKKGKGYDPEDQELFCNGERLEDQRLIDDISKNNDDVVHLVVQKSAKVRATHFEKDLELSVVASLSNERAEEIDGEDNHRSNGVPAIAWDSPRRYPDLLLEPIIVNPKIELPSYLWDMINSTFDGMVKGSQPIRSSEGTGGTYFMQDSSQEIISVFKPIDEEPNAVNNPHGLPVSPDGEGLKRGTRVGEGAIREVAAFLLDHPKSGPPTLSGETMGFAGVPPTMLVRCLHKGFNHPDGFDSLSKNVKIGSLQMFMKNDGSCEDMGPGRFPMEEVHKISVFDIRMANADRHAGNILFRKGEDGQTVLIPIDHGYCLPENFEDCTFDWLYWPQARQPYAADTVEYIKSLDAEQDIALLKFYGWDIPLKCARTLRISTMLLKKGVERGLTPFVIGSLMCRENINKKSVIEEIVTEAEDSLLPGMSEATFLEAISEIMDSRLDKLAK from the exons ATGTCTGTTGCTGGTATTGCTTTGAGCCCTGTTCGCAAGGAGTCGGTGAATTCTGCCGGGTTCTGCGCCAGCCAGCTCGGGCACTGCTCCAGCGAAACGATCATATTGTATCTCAGGATCGCCGGCTCTGTGATCCCCATGCGTGTTCTAGAGTCTGACTCGATTGCTTCGGTGAAGCTGAGGATCCAAACTTGCAAAGGGTTTGTGGTGAAGAAGCAGAAGCTTGTGTTTGGAGGCAGGGAATTGGCCCGGAACGATACTCTCATTAAGGACTATGGCATTACTGGTGAGAATGTATTGCATTTGGTCCTCAGACTTTCCGATCTTCTGCACATAACTGTTAGGACCATTTGCGGCAAGGAATTTGAGTTCCATGTTGATAGGCACCGAAATGTGGGGTATTTGAAGCAGCGGATCGTCAAGAAGGGGAAAGGTTATGATCCTGAGGATCAGGAGCTCTTCTGCAACGGCGAAAGGCTTGAGGACCAGAGGCTCATTGATGACATTAGCAAGAACAATGATGATGTTGTTCACTTGGTGGTTCAGAAATCTGCAAAGGTGAGAGCTACGCATTTTGAGAAAGATTTGGAGCTTTCGGTTGTGGCATCTCTTTCAAATGAAAGGGCTGAAGAAATTGATGGAGAAGATAACCATCGGAGCAATGGGGTTCCTGCCATTGCGTGGGATTCACCCCGTAGATATCCAGATTTGTTGTTGGAACCAATCATTGTCAATCCCAAGATTGAATTGCCCTCTTACCTGTGGGATATGATCAACTCCACCTTCGATGGTATGGTGAAGGGAAGTCAGCCAATAAGGTCATCTGAGGGGACTGGAGGAACTTACTTCATGCAAGACTCTTCTCAGGAGATCATTTCGGTTTTCAAGCCTATCGATGAGGAGCCTAATGCAGTCAACAATCCCCATGGCTTACCTGTATCACCAGATGGTGAAGGGTTGAAAAGAGGAACAAGGGTAGGAGAAGGAGCCATCAGGGAAGTGGCTGCATTCTTGTTGGATCATCCCAAAAGTGGGCCTCCCACATTATCTGGCGAGACTATGGGTTTTGCTGGGGTGCCACCTACAATGTTAGTTAGGTGCTTGCACAAAGGATTTAATCACCCCGATGGATTCGATAGCTTATCTAAGAATGTTAAGATAGGATCGTTGCAAATGTTCATGAAGAATGATGGAAGTTGTGAGGACATGGGTCCTGGTCGTTTTCCCATGGAGGAGGTGCACAAGATTAGTGTTTTTGATATCAGAATGGCTAATGCAGATAGGCATGCTGGCAATATCTTGTTTAGAAAAGGCGAAGATGGTCAAACTGTGCTCATTCCAATTGATCATGGATACTGCCTGCCTGAGAAT TTTGAAGATTGCACCTTCGATTGGCTTTATTGGCCACAAGCTCGCCAGCCTTATGCAGCTGACACCGTGGAGTACATAAAATCTTTGGACGCTGAGCAAGATATTGCTCTTCTGAAGTTCTATGGGTGGGACATTCCTCTTAAGTGTGCCCGCACTCTTCGTATCTCAACCATGCTTCTGAAGAAAGGGGTGGAGAGAGGTCTCACACCCTTTGTCATCGGTAGCCTCATGTGTAGGGAAAATATTAACAAGAAATCAGTGATTGAGGAGATTGTGACTGAAGCTGAGGATTCTTTGCTCCCCGGCATGAGTGAAGCCACGTTTCTCGAAGCCATTTCCGAGATCATGGATTCCCGGCTTGACAAACTTGCAAAGTAA
- the LOC101292795 gene encoding uncharacterized protein LOC101292795, with amino-acid sequence MSKPQTQRPKPPPSGRTNLASCIVATIFLIFIVIVSLIVYFTVFKPKDVKISVSSVQLPSFSILNSTVNFTFSQYVAVRNPNRAAFRHYDSTLQLLYSGNQVGFMFIPAGVIQPGQTQFMAATFAVNSFPVSDPNLSGAVQGPIGSPVFGDGLSGFRGGGVGGGGGPTLEIESRLQMAGRVRVMHFFTHHAEANSGCRVDIAVSDGSVLGFHC; translated from the coding sequence ATGAGCAAGCCTCAGACTCAGAGACCCAAACCGCCTCCGTCGGGTCGCACCAACCTCGCCTCCTGCATAGTCGCCACCATCTTCCTCATCTTCATCGTCATCGTCTCCCTCATCGTCTACTTCACCGTCTTCAAACCCAAAGACGTCAAAATCTCCGTCAGCTCCGTCCAGCTCCCCTCCTTCTCCATCCTCAACTCCACCGTCAACTTCACCTTCTCCCAATACGTCGCCGTCCGCAACCCCAACCGCGCCGCCTTCCGCCACTACGACTCCACCCTCCAGCTCCTCTACTCCGGCAACCAAGTCGGCTTCATGTTCATCCCCGCCGGCGTAATCCAGCCAGGCCAGACCCAGTTCATGGCCGCTACTTTCGCCGTGAACTCCTTCCCGGTTTCGGATCCGAACCTCTCCGGGGCGGTCCAGGGCCCGATTGGCTCCCCCGTGTTCGGGGACGGGCTTAGCGGGTTTCGCGGCGGAGGAGTCGGAGGCGGCGGGGGACCCACGTTGGAGATTGAGTCGAGGCTTCAGATGGCGGGTCGGGTTCGGGTCATGCATTTTTTTACCCACCACGCGGAGGCGAATTCCGGGTGTAGAGTCGACATTGCTGTGAGTGACGGATCTGTGCTGGGTTTTCATTGCTGA